A window of Hyperolius riggenbachi isolate aHypRig1 chromosome 1, aHypRig1.pri, whole genome shotgun sequence contains these coding sequences:
- the LOC137532417 gene encoding gamma-crystallin-3-like isoform X2, protein MGKITFFEDKNFQGRSYDCNSECPDLSSFFRRCNSIRVENGNWILYEQPNYRGHQYFLHRGEYPNFQQWMGYNDSIRSCRLSPQHQGSFRVRIYEREDFKGQMMEFTEDCPHVYERFRSRDISSVQVQDGFWMFYEEPSYRGRQYYLRPGEYRRYSDWGASTPRISSFRRVHYSY, encoded by the exons ATGGGAAAG ATCACCTTCTTCGAGGACAAGAACTTCCAGGGACGTTCCTACGACTGCAATTCAGAATGTCCTGACCTGTCCTCCTTCTTCAGACGCTGCAACTCCATCCGGGTGGAAAATGGGAACTGGATCCTCTATGAGCAGCCCAACTACAGAGGACACCAGTACTTCCTCCACAGAGGAGAATATCCTAACTTCCAGCAATGGATGGGATACAATGATTCCATCAGGTCTTGTCGTCTGAGCCCCCAG CACCAAGGCTCCTTCAGAGTCAGGATCTACGAAAGGGAAGACTTTAAAGGTCAGATGATGGAGTTCACTGAAGATTGTCCTCATGTCTATGAACGCTTCCGCTCTCGTGACATCTCCTCTGTCCAAGTACAAGACGGCTTCTGGATGTTCTACGAGGAGCCAAGCTACAGGGGGCGCCAGTATTACCTGAGACCCGGAGAGTACAGGAGATACAGTGACTGGGGAGCTTCAACACCCAGAATAAGCTCCTTCAGACGTGTCCATTATTCCTACTAA
- the LOC137532417 gene encoding gamma-crystallin-3-like isoform X1 produces MSVSQITFFEDKNFQGRSYDCNSECPDLSSFFRRCNSIRVENGNWILYEQPNYRGHQYFLHRGEYPNFQQWMGYNDSIRSCRLSPQHQGSFRVRIYEREDFKGQMMEFTEDCPHVYERFRSRDISSVQVQDGFWMFYEEPSYRGRQYYLRPGEYRRYSDWGASTPRISSFRRVHYSY; encoded by the exons ATGTCTGTTTCCCAGATCACCTTCTTCGAGGACAAGAACTTCCAGGGACGTTCCTACGACTGCAATTCAGAATGTCCTGACCTGTCCTCCTTCTTCAGACGCTGCAACTCCATCCGGGTGGAAAATGGGAACTGGATCCTCTATGAGCAGCCCAACTACAGAGGACACCAGTACTTCCTCCACAGAGGAGAATATCCTAACTTCCAGCAATGGATGGGATACAATGATTCCATCAGGTCTTGTCGTCTGAGCCCCCAG CACCAAGGCTCCTTCAGAGTCAGGATCTACGAAAGGGAAGACTTTAAAGGTCAGATGATGGAGTTCACTGAAGATTGTCCTCATGTCTATGAACGCTTCCGCTCTCGTGACATCTCCTCTGTCCAAGTACAAGACGGCTTCTGGATGTTCTACGAGGAGCCAAGCTACAGGGGGCGCCAGTATTACCTGAGACCCGGAGAGTACAGGAGATACAGTGACTGGGGAGCTTCAACACCCAGAATAAGCTCCTTCAGACGTGTCCATTATTCCTACTAA